The following are from one region of the Segatella oris genome:
- a CDS encoding Crp/Fnr family transcriptional regulator has translation MMLNQDNTKNEVVKALIYLWGPLPVNQQKTFLDNMHIRKFAKGQIIYRDIDEPNRMKLLIYGKVKVFKMGIGGRNQIIRVVKPMQFFGFRAYFAEEPYMTSAMALEDSTIAYVDMEVIVRLMKDNFNINLFFLKNLSKELGHIADRIVNLTQKHIRARLAEALILLKDNYGLEEDGYTLSIYLSREDLASLSNMTTSNAIRTLSAFANEKLIAIDGRKIKLLNSEELKKINKMG, from the coding sequence ATGATGCTAAATCAAGATAACACCAAGAACGAGGTTGTCAAGGCTCTTATATATCTATGGGGACCACTTCCTGTAAACCAACAGAAGACATTTCTGGACAACATGCATATCAGAAAGTTTGCAAAAGGCCAGATAATCTATAGAGATATTGACGAACCCAACCGCATGAAACTGCTTATCTATGGCAAAGTGAAAGTGTTCAAAATGGGCATTGGGGGGCGCAATCAGATTATACGTGTAGTCAAACCGATGCAATTTTTCGGTTTCAGAGCCTACTTTGCAGAAGAGCCTTATATGACCTCGGCTATGGCTTTGGAGGATTCCACCATTGCTTATGTAGATATGGAGGTCATTGTCAGACTGATGAAAGACAATTTCAACATCAATCTTTTCTTTCTCAAAAACTTATCAAAAGAATTGGGACATATCGCCGATCGTATCGTTAACCTTACACAGAAGCACATCCGAGCACGATTAGCTGAAGCATTAATACTACTGAAAGATAACTATGGATTAGAAGAAGATGGTTACACGCTGAGCATATATCTTAGCCGAGAGGACTTGGCAAGCCTTTCAAATATGACGACAAGCAATGCAATCCGCACCCTTTCTGCCTTTGCCAACGAAAAACTCATCGCCATTGACGGACGTAAAATCAAACTCCTTAACAGCGAAGAACTCAAGAAAATCAATAAAATGGGATGA
- the mscL gene encoding large-conductance mechanosensitive channel protein MscL — protein sequence MGKFIQEFKEFAVKGNAVDMAVGVIIGGAFGKIVSSIVDDIIMPPIGWLIGGVKFSDLKIELPAVKLPGIEEMQSVSINYGNFLQTVLDFLIIAFCVFLLVKGINKLAKKKAEEPAAPAPEPEPTAEEKLLTEIRDLLKNK from the coding sequence ATGGGTAAATTTATTCAAGAATTCAAAGAGTTTGCCGTCAAAGGCAATGCAGTCGATATGGCTGTCGGTGTTATCATCGGCGGTGCTTTCGGCAAAATCGTTTCCTCTATCGTTGATGATATCATCATGCCACCGATAGGTTGGCTCATCGGCGGTGTGAAATTCAGTGATCTGAAAATAGAACTTCCGGCTGTAAAGCTCCCTGGTATTGAAGAAATGCAAAGCGTTTCCATCAACTATGGCAACTTCCTGCAGACCGTTTTAGACTTCCTCATCATTGCTTTCTGCGTGTTCTTGCTCGTGAAAGGCATTAACAAACTTGCAAAGAAGAAAGCCGAAGAGCCTGCAGCTCCTGCCCCAGAACCAGAGCCGACAGCCGAAGAGAAGTTGCTTACTGAAATCCGCGACCTGCTGAAAAACAAGTAG
- a CDS encoding glycoside hydrolase family 57 protein: protein MKTICLYFEIHHIIHLRRYRFFDIGTDHYYYDDYENENSITDIAERSYMPALNTLLEMIKDNGDYFKVAFSLSGVGMEQLEVHAPQVLEKLQELNETGCVEFLAEPYSHGLSSLVNEECFAAEVKRQCAKIKEYFGQSPKVLRNSSLIYSDDIGLQVAQMGFKGMLTEGAKHVLGWKSPHYVYSCALAPNLKLLLRDIRLSDDISLRFNNSSWSGYPLFADNYIDEIASFPEQEKVINIFMELSALGIAQPLSSNILEFIKALPACAKKKDITFSTPTEICDKFKPVDRLNVPDTLSWVDEERDVSTWLGNPMQREAFNKLYSVADRVRIANDARINQDWDYLQASNNFRFMTTKPSHVGVDRGIYSSPFDAFTNYMNILGDFITRVNNLYPTEIDNDELESLLTTIKNQGDELAMKDKEIVRLLAKIEKIENANKKESKAKTTAKKPAVKKTSVAKKPVQKSGKKAEEAKEDK, encoded by the coding sequence ATGAAAACAATTTGCCTATATTTCGAAATACATCATATTATTCATCTGAGACGCTATCGTTTCTTCGATATCGGAACTGATCATTACTATTATGATGACTATGAGAACGAGAACAGTATCACGGATATTGCCGAACGTTCTTACATGCCGGCACTCAACACTCTGCTTGAAATGATCAAGGATAACGGCGATTATTTCAAGGTTGCCTTTTCACTTAGTGGTGTCGGTATGGAGCAATTGGAGGTGCATGCACCCCAAGTGCTTGAGAAATTGCAGGAACTTAATGAAACAGGATGTGTGGAGTTCTTGGCTGAACCCTATTCACACGGCCTTTCATCACTTGTCAATGAGGAGTGTTTTGCAGCCGAAGTGAAGCGCCAGTGTGCCAAGATAAAGGAATATTTCGGTCAATCTCCGAAGGTACTCCGCAACTCTTCACTCATCTATAGCGATGACATCGGCCTTCAAGTGGCTCAGATGGGCTTCAAAGGAATGCTCACAGAAGGGGCAAAGCATGTCTTAGGCTGGAAGTCTCCGCATTATGTTTATAGTTGTGCATTGGCTCCTAACCTGAAATTATTACTGCGCGACATCCGTTTGAGCGATGATATTTCACTGCGTTTCAACAACAGCAGTTGGTCTGGTTATCCGCTCTTTGCAGACAACTATATTGACGAAATTGCTTCATTCCCCGAGCAAGAGAAGGTCATTAATATCTTTATGGAACTCTCTGCATTGGGAATTGCACAGCCACTATCAAGTAATATCCTTGAATTTATCAAGGCTTTACCGGCCTGTGCAAAGAAAAAGGACATCACTTTCTCTACTCCGACCGAGATATGCGATAAGTTTAAGCCCGTTGACCGCTTGAATGTGCCCGATACTTTGAGTTGGGTAGATGAGGAACGCGACGTCAGTACGTGGCTTGGAAATCCTATGCAGCGCGAGGCTTTCAATAAGCTTTATAGCGTTGCCGACCGTGTTCGTATAGCCAACGATGCACGGATTAATCAGGATTGGGACTATCTTCAGGCCAGCAACAACTTCAGGTTCATGACTACGAAGCCTTCACACGTGGGCGTTGACCGTGGTATTTACAGCAGTCCTTTCGATGCTTTCACCAACTATATGAATATTCTGGGCGACTTCATCACCCGTGTAAACAACCTTTATCCTACGGAAATCGACAATGATGAGCTTGAAAGTCTGCTGACAACCATCAAGAATCAAGGCGATGAATTAGCCATGAAGGATAAGGAAATCGTTCGTCTGTTAGCTAAAATCGAAAAGATTGAGAATGCCAATAAGAAGGAGAGCAAGGCTAAGACAACGGCAAAGAAACCTGCTGTCAAGAAGACTTCTGTTGCGAAAAAGCCTGTTCAGAAGAGTGGAAAAAAGGCAGAAGAGGCGAAAGAAGATAAGTAG
- the guaA gene encoding glutamine-hydrolyzing GMP synthase, protein MQQKIIILDFGSQTTQLIGRRVRELDTFCEILPYNKFPKDDPNIIGVILSGSPYSVHDKEAFKVDLGQFIGKYPVLGICYGAQFISYANGGKVEQTGTREYGRTNLETIDTDCAVFKGFEKGSQVWMSHGDTITAIPEGFKVTGSTSDVKYAAFANEAERVWCVQFHPEVYHSLQGMQLLRNFVVDICGSKQEWSPASFVESTVADLKKQLGNDRVILGLSGGVDSSVCATLLNKAIGNNLTCIFVDHGMLRKNEFTKVMEAYQGLGLNVVGVDASEKFFKDLDGVTDPEQKRKIIGRDFVEVFNAEAKKITDAKWLAQGTIYPDRIESLSITGMVIKSHHNVGGLPKEMKLKLCEPLQWLFKDEVRRVGYELGMPERLIKRHPFPGPGLAVRILGDITREKVRILQDADDIYIEKMHNYKMPDGSPLYDHVWQAGTVLLSTIRSVGVMGDERTYEHPVALRAVTSMDAMTADWAHLPYDFMAEVSNEIIRKVKGVNRVCYDISSKPPSTIEWE, encoded by the coding sequence ATGCAACAGAAGATAATTATTCTTGACTTCGGTTCACAGACCACACAGCTTATCGGCCGTCGTGTGCGTGAATTGGACACCTTCTGCGAAATTCTGCCTTATAACAAGTTTCCCAAAGACGACCCAAATATCATTGGTGTCATCTTGAGTGGCAGCCCTTATTCGGTTCATGACAAGGAAGCTTTCAAGGTAGATCTTGGCCAGTTCATTGGTAAATACCCTGTTCTGGGTATCTGCTATGGTGCTCAGTTTATTTCTTATGCTAACGGGGGAAAGGTCGAACAGACGGGAACGCGCGAATATGGTCGTACAAATCTTGAGACCATTGATACCGATTGCGCTGTCTTCAAAGGTTTTGAAAAAGGCTCACAGGTATGGATGAGCCATGGCGATACTATCACTGCAATCCCTGAAGGCTTTAAGGTTACAGGCTCAACCTCCGATGTAAAGTATGCCGCTTTTGCCAATGAAGCAGAGCGTGTGTGGTGTGTTCAGTTCCATCCGGAGGTATATCATTCCCTGCAAGGCATGCAGTTGTTGCGCAATTTCGTGGTGGACATCTGTGGAAGCAAGCAGGAATGGAGCCCGGCTTCATTCGTGGAAAGCACCGTTGCAGACCTGAAAAAGCAGTTGGGTAACGACCGCGTAATCCTCGGTTTGTCGGGAGGTGTCGACTCTTCTGTGTGTGCAACCCTGCTCAATAAAGCCATAGGAAATAATCTTACCTGTATTTTCGTCGACCATGGCATGCTTCGCAAGAACGAATTTACCAAGGTCATGGAGGCTTATCAGGGTTTAGGACTCAACGTTGTAGGCGTTGATGCCAGTGAAAAGTTCTTCAAAGACCTTGACGGAGTGACTGATCCTGAACAGAAACGCAAGATTATCGGCCGTGATTTTGTAGAGGTGTTCAATGCTGAAGCCAAGAAGATTACCGATGCAAAATGGTTGGCTCAAGGCACAATCTACCCTGACCGTATTGAGAGTTTGAGTATTACGGGCATGGTGATCAAGAGTCATCACAATGTAGGTGGACTGCCCAAAGAGATGAAGTTAAAGCTTTGTGAACCGCTGCAGTGGCTTTTCAAGGACGAAGTTCGTCGTGTGGGTTATGAATTGGGTATGCCTGAACGTCTCATCAAACGTCATCCGTTCCCCGGCCCGGGCTTGGCAGTTCGCATTCTTGGCGACATCACTCGCGAGAAGGTTCGTATTCTTCAAGATGCTGATGACATCTATATTGAGAAGATGCACAACTACAAGATGCCTGACGGAAGCCCGCTCTATGACCATGTATGGCAGGCAGGAACAGTGTTGCTTTCAACCATTCGCTCGGTTGGAGTGATGGGAGATGAGCGTACATATGAGCATCCTGTTGCCCTCCGTGCAGTGACTTCGATGGATGCAATGACGGCAGACTGGGCACATCTTCCTTATGATTTCATGGCCGAAGTGTCTAATGAAATCATTCGAAAGGTAAAGGGTGTCAACCGCGTCTGCTATGATATATCCTCAAAACCACCTTCGACAATCGAGTGGGAATAA
- the miaA gene encoding tRNA (adenosine(37)-N6)-dimethylallyltransferase MiaA yields the protein MKNECHDNTCERVRPLITILGPTASGKTDLAAHLAYQLDAEIISADSRQVYRGMTIGTGKDLDDYMVHGREIPYHLIDICEPGTKYNLFRYQEDFFSAYTDIVARGKQPILCGGTGLYIESVLKGYHLSPVPQNQALRDKLAGKSLGELTEILAELKSQSGSKMHNKTDVDSCQRAVRAIEIESYNLEHPMENRVFPSIDSVIIGVDIDRDARRAKISERLKMRLENGMVAEVKGLLDRGIPAENLIYYGLEYKFVTEYLMGKTSYEDMFRGLEIAIHQFAKRQMTWFRGMERRGSVIHWVDALLPMEEKIKEVLALIG from the coding sequence ATGAAGAATGAATGTCATGACAATACATGTGAACGGGTTCGGCCATTGATTACAATTCTTGGCCCGACGGCTTCCGGGAAAACTGACCTTGCAGCTCATTTGGCCTATCAACTTGATGCAGAAATCATCAGTGCCGACAGCCGACAGGTGTATCGCGGCATGACTATTGGCACAGGAAAAGACTTAGATGATTATATGGTTCATGGGCGGGAAATACCTTATCATCTGATAGATATCTGTGAACCAGGCACCAAATATAATCTTTTTCGCTATCAGGAGGATTTCTTTAGCGCGTATACTGATATTGTAGCGCGTGGCAAACAGCCGATTCTCTGTGGTGGAACCGGACTCTATATTGAGTCGGTTCTCAAGGGATATCATCTTTCACCGGTGCCTCAAAATCAAGCTTTACGTGATAAACTTGCAGGCAAATCACTTGGTGAACTGACAGAAATATTGGCAGAATTGAAGTCACAGAGTGGGAGCAAGATGCATAATAAGACAGATGTTGACTCTTGCCAACGTGCCGTCCGTGCTATTGAAATAGAAAGTTACAACCTTGAACATCCCATGGAAAATCGTGTGTTCCCTTCGATTGATTCTGTGATTATAGGGGTGGATATTGACCGCGATGCAAGGCGTGCCAAGATTAGTGAACGGCTGAAGATGCGTCTTGAAAATGGTATGGTAGCTGAAGTTAAAGGATTGCTTGACAGGGGTATTCCCGCAGAAAATCTCATCTACTATGGCTTGGAATATAAATTTGTCACAGAATATCTCATGGGGAAGACAAGTTATGAAGACATGTTTCGTGGTCTTGAGATAGCTATTCATCAGTTTGCCAAGCGCCAGATGACTTGGTTTAGAGGTATGGAACGCCGTGGTTCTGTAATCCATTGGGTTGATGCTTTGTTGCCCATGGAGGAGAAAATCAAGGAAGTGTTGGCGTTGATAGGTTGA
- a CDS encoding glycogen debranching enzyme N-terminal domain-containing protein → MSYLKFEKALMTNLEESLQRELLRTNRSGAYSCSTIVDCNTRKYHGLLVVPVPELDDENHVLLSSLDVTVVQHGAEFNLGLHKYQGNNYSPNGHKYIREFDCIKVPTTVYRVGGVVLKREVVFQHYEDRILIRYTLVDAHSATTLRLRPFLAFRSVREFTHENSIANRDYQLVDNGIKTCMYSSYPELYMQLSKRNEFIFQPDWYRGIEYPKEQERGYASNEDLYVPGYFEMNIKKGESIVFAASTSEIKSSTLKKLFEKEAEERTPRDNFFHCLVNAAHQFHIHEKNDDRYILAGYPWFKCRARDMFIALPGLTLSIEEREYFELVLKTAERGLMEFMEGKPLTVKIAEIEQPDVLLWVIWCLQQYAKDVGLEACLKRYRKLTKTILQFIETGQHPNLEVKENGLLYTDGRGKAVTWMNSCANGKPIIARTGYIVEFNALWYNALKFCSSMALSAGNKTYAAHLEQLAAKCEESFSKVFFNEYGYLFDYVNGGPQDWSVRPNMIFAVALDYSPLTQAQKKSVLDVCTRELLTPKGLRSLSPKSGGYNPMYTGPQAQRDYAYHQGTAWPWLGGFYMEACLKLYKRTRQSFVERQMVGYEDQMFQHCIGTIPELFDGNPPFNGRGAISFAMNVAEILRTLELLERYNFNSEEGKK, encoded by the coding sequence ATGAGCTATCTAAAATTTGAAAAGGCATTAATGACGAATTTAGAAGAGTCGTTGCAACGCGAGTTGCTTCGAACGAATCGTTCCGGTGCCTACTCTTGTTCTACAATTGTAGATTGTAACACCCGGAAGTATCATGGTTTGTTGGTGGTTCCCGTACCGGAACTTGACGATGAAAACCATGTTTTGCTGTCTTCTTTGGATGTTACAGTTGTTCAGCATGGTGCAGAATTCAACCTTGGTCTGCACAAATACCAAGGTAATAACTACAGTCCCAACGGTCATAAGTATATCCGTGAGTTTGATTGTATCAAGGTTCCGACAACCGTCTACCGTGTTGGAGGCGTTGTTCTGAAGCGGGAAGTAGTGTTTCAGCACTATGAAGACCGCATTCTTATCCGCTATACGCTCGTTGATGCGCATTCTGCTACGACATTACGGCTGCGTCCTTTCTTGGCTTTTCGTAGCGTGAGAGAGTTTACTCATGAGAATTCTATTGCCAATCGTGACTATCAATTGGTAGACAATGGAATTAAAACATGCATGTATTCGAGTTATCCCGAGCTTTATATGCAGTTGAGCAAGCGTAATGAATTTATCTTCCAGCCAGATTGGTATCGTGGAATTGAATATCCGAAAGAGCAGGAACGCGGCTATGCTTCAAACGAAGACCTCTATGTTCCCGGCTATTTTGAAATGAATATCAAGAAAGGGGAGAGTATTGTTTTCGCTGCATCAACGTCAGAAATCAAGTCTTCAACATTGAAAAAACTGTTTGAAAAAGAAGCAGAAGAACGCACCCCACGCGACAACTTCTTTCATTGTTTGGTCAATGCAGCCCATCAATTCCATATTCATGAGAAGAATGACGACCGTTATATCCTTGCCGGTTATCCATGGTTCAAATGCCGTGCGCGCGACATGTTCATAGCCTTGCCTGGCTTGACGTTATCCATTGAAGAGCGGGAATACTTTGAACTCGTCCTCAAAACGGCTGAACGGGGACTCATGGAATTCATGGAAGGTAAGCCACTGACTGTGAAAATTGCAGAAATAGAACAACCCGATGTATTGCTTTGGGTTATTTGGTGTCTGCAGCAATATGCCAAGGATGTTGGTCTTGAGGCGTGCTTGAAGCGCTATAGAAAGCTGACAAAGACCATTCTTCAGTTCATAGAAACTGGCCAGCACCCTAATTTGGAAGTGAAAGAGAATGGACTTCTCTATACCGACGGACGGGGAAAGGCTGTCACTTGGATGAATTCCTGTGCTAACGGAAAGCCTATTATTGCCCGTACGGGATATATTGTAGAGTTTAATGCGCTGTGGTATAACGCTTTGAAGTTCTGTTCTTCGATGGCTTTATCAGCCGGTAATAAGACTTATGCAGCTCATCTCGAACAGCTTGCAGCGAAGTGTGAAGAGTCGTTTAGCAAGGTGTTCTTCAACGAATACGGCTATCTGTTTGATTATGTCAATGGCGGACCACAAGACTGGAGCGTGCGTCCTAACATGATTTTTGCCGTGGCTCTTGACTATTCTCCACTGACTCAAGCGCAGAAGAAGAGCGTACTTGATGTCTGTACACGTGAGCTTCTGACGCCGAAAGGCTTGCGTTCGCTCTCTCCAAAAAGCGGAGGTTACAATCCAATGTATACCGGTCCACAGGCTCAGCGCGACTATGCTTACCACCAAGGAACGGCTTGGCCATGGCTCGGAGGCTTTTACATGGAGGCCTGTCTGAAGCTTTATAAGCGTACACGGCAAAGCTTTGTTGAACGTCAGATGGTAGGTTATGAAGATCAGATGTTCCAGCATTGCATTGGAACAATCCCCGAACTCTTTGATGGAAATCCACCGTTCAATGGGCGCGGAGCAATCTCTTTCGCCATGAATGTAGCGGAAATACTACGTACACTCGAACTTTTGGAACGTTATAACTTTAATTCAGAGGAGGGAAAGAAATGA
- a CDS encoding DNA-methyltransferase: protein MKMLHVEVSNGFSNVGMTVIKKSKAGRNKTLTISGGERMLLQSKVNSIEDLKSGLFDDVIVHGDLLDCLGLIPDEYFNLIVIDPPYNLDKDFNGNRFSAMKSAGYEDYLRSWFGQVCDKLRSDGSLYMCGDWKCSASMQRVIEERLTVINRITWQREKGRGARMNWKNGMEDIWFAVKNPKDYYFNIDAVKVKRRVRAPYRIEGQPKDWEQSEDGKYRFTCPSNFWDDISVPFWSMPENTEHPTQKPEKLYAKLLLASSKSGDRVFDPFLGSGTLAVVARKLNRKFCGVEINEEYCLWAAKRLLQADMDKTIQGYADGVFWERNSFAEQKRANKAEE, encoded by the coding sequence ATGAAGATGTTGCATGTGGAAGTTTCAAATGGCTTTAGTAACGTTGGAATGACAGTAATAAAAAAGAGTAAGGCAGGTAGGAATAAGACGCTGACGATATCGGGCGGTGAACGCATGTTGCTGCAATCAAAGGTGAACAGCATTGAAGATCTGAAGTCGGGACTTTTTGATGATGTGATAGTTCATGGCGACTTGCTGGATTGTCTGGGGCTTATTCCGGATGAATATTTCAATCTTATCGTGATTGATCCGCCATATAATCTGGATAAAGATTTCAATGGTAACCGTTTCTCTGCTATGAAGTCGGCTGGTTATGAGGACTATCTGCGTAGTTGGTTTGGGCAGGTTTGCGATAAACTGCGATCTGATGGGTCACTTTATATGTGTGGCGATTGGAAGTGCAGTGCTTCGATGCAGCGTGTCATTGAAGAGCGGTTGACGGTTATAAATCGTATTACATGGCAGCGGGAAAAGGGGAGAGGAGCACGGATGAATTGGAAAAACGGCATGGAAGACATTTGGTTTGCCGTGAAAAATCCCAAAGATTATTATTTCAATATTGATGCAGTGAAGGTTAAGCGCAGGGTAAGAGCGCCTTATCGGATAGAGGGACAGCCTAAAGATTGGGAGCAGTCGGAGGATGGAAAGTATCGGTTTACCTGTCCGTCGAATTTCTGGGATGATATCAGTGTGCCGTTTTGGTCGATGCCGGAGAATACAGAACATCCCACTCAAAAGCCAGAAAAACTCTATGCCAAGCTGTTGCTTGCTTCGTCAAAAAGCGGAGACAGGGTTTTTGATCCATTTCTGGGCAGTGGCACATTGGCTGTCGTGGCAAGAAAACTTAACCGGAAATTCTGTGGTGTTGAAATCAATGAGGAATATTGTTTGTGGGCGGCTAAGCGTCTTCTGCAGGCAGATATGGATAAAACTATTCAGGGATATGCCGATGGTGTGTTTTGGGAACGCAACTCTTTTGCCGAGCAAAAGCGGGCGAACAAGGCTGAAGAGTAG
- the gap gene encoding type I glyceraldehyde-3-phosphate dehydrogenase produces MVNVAINGFGRIGRLAFRQMFEAEGYEVVAINDLTSPKMLAHLLKYDTAQGGFAGKFGEGKHTVEATEDSIIVDGKEIKISAEKDAANCPWAANKVDVVLECTGFYTSKEKASAHLKAGAKKVVISAPAGNDLPTIVFNTNHKTLTAADTVISAASCTTNCLAPMAAALNAYAPIQSGIMSTIHAYTGDQMILDGPQRKGDLRRSRAGACNIVPNSTGAAKAIGLVIPELNGKLIGSAQRVPTPTGSTTILVAVVKGKDVTVEGINAAMKSAATESFGYNEDQIVSSDIIGMRFGSLFDATQTMVSKIDDDTYQVQVVSWYDNENSYTSQMVRTIKYFAELK; encoded by the coding sequence ATGGTAAATGTAGCTATTAACGGCTTTGGCCGTATTGGTCGTCTCGCATTCCGTCAGATGTTTGAGGCAGAAGGTTATGAGGTTGTTGCTATCAACGACTTGACAAGTCCTAAGATGCTTGCTCATCTGTTGAAGTATGATACCGCTCAGGGTGGCTTCGCCGGCAAGTTCGGTGAGGGCAAGCACACTGTAGAGGCAACAGAAGATTCTATCATTGTTGATGGTAAGGAAATCAAAATCTCTGCTGAGAAAGACGCTGCTAACTGCCCATGGGCTGCTAATAAAGTAGACGTTGTTCTCGAGTGCACAGGTTTCTATACATCTAAGGAAAAGGCTTCTGCTCACTTGAAAGCAGGCGCAAAGAAAGTTGTTATCTCTGCTCCGGCCGGTAACGATCTGCCTACAATCGTATTCAATACAAACCACAAGACTCTGACTGCAGCTGATACTGTTATCTCTGCAGCATCATGCACCACCAACTGCTTGGCTCCTATGGCTGCAGCTTTGAATGCATATGCTCCTATCCAGAGTGGTATCATGTCAACCATTCACGCTTACACAGGTGATCAGATGATTCTTGATGGTCCTCAGCGTAAGGGTGATCTTCGTCGTTCTCGTGCAGGTGCATGCAATATTGTTCCTAACTCAACAGGTGCAGCTAAAGCTATCGGTCTTGTAATTCCTGAGTTGAACGGTAAGTTGATCGGTTCTGCACAGCGTGTTCCAACTCCAACCGGTTCTACAACAATCCTCGTTGCTGTTGTTAAGGGCAAGGATGTTACGGTTGAAGGTATCAATGCAGCAATGAAGTCTGCAGCTACAGAGAGCTTCGGTTACAATGAGGATCAGATTGTTTCTTCTGATATCATCGGTATGCGTTTCGGCTCTTTGTTCGATGCTACACAGACAATGGTAAGCAAGATTGACGATGATACCTATCAGGTACAGGTTGTTTCTTGGTATGACAACGAGAACTCTTATACTTCTCAGATGGTTCGTACAATCAAGTACTTCGCTGAATTGAAGTAA
- a CDS encoding glycosyltransferase family 4 protein, which yields MKVLMFGWEYPPHVYGGLATANYGITEGLHAQGDMDITLCLPKPFGDEDRTAANILAMNCVPIAWRDVNYDYVKGRVGNIMSPELYYQLRDHIYGDFNYMHVNDLGCMEFAGGYPSNLHEEINNYSVIAGVVARTLDFDIIHAHDWLTYPAGIHAKQVSGKPLCIHVHATDFDRSRGKVNPTVYGIEKNGMDYADCIMCVSELTRQTVINQYHQDPRKVFTVHNAVYPLQKEWQDIPRPDHKGKEKVVTFLGRLTMQKGPEYFVEAANMVLHRTRNVRFCMAGSGDMMDQMIYLAAERGIADRFHFPGFMRGKEVYECLKDSDVYVMPSVSEPFGISPLEAMQCGTPSIISKQSGCAEILTNCIKVDYWDIHALADAIYSICRNESLFDYLSVEGKKEVDQITWDKVGVWIRELYERTLGWK from the coding sequence ATGAAAGTTTTGATGTTTGGATGGGAGTATCCTCCTCATGTTTATGGTGGTTTGGCTACAGCCAACTATGGAATTACAGAGGGATTGCATGCACAAGGTGATATGGATATTACGCTTTGCCTGCCTAAACCCTTTGGAGATGAAGACCGTACGGCTGCAAATATCCTTGCCATGAACTGTGTGCCAATAGCTTGGCGTGATGTGAATTATGACTATGTGAAAGGCAGAGTGGGAAATATTATGTCTCCCGAACTCTATTATCAACTGCGTGATCACATCTATGGGGATTTCAATTACATGCATGTGAACGACCTCGGTTGCATGGAGTTTGCCGGTGGTTATCCTTCAAATCTGCATGAGGAGATTAACAACTATTCTGTAATTGCAGGCGTTGTAGCTCGAACTCTCGATTTCGATATTATCCATGCACATGATTGGTTGACTTATCCTGCGGGCATACATGCCAAGCAAGTGAGTGGAAAACCATTGTGCATTCATGTGCATGCCACTGATTTCGACCGCAGTCGAGGCAAGGTAAATCCTACGGTTTACGGTATAGAGAAGAACGGAATGGATTATGCTGACTGCATTATGTGCGTCAGTGAACTCACTCGTCAGACAGTTATCAATCAGTATCATCAAGATCCTCGCAAGGTCTTTACGGTGCATAATGCTGTCTATCCGTTACAGAAAGAATGGCAAGATATCCCTCGCCCGGACCATAAGGGCAAAGAGAAAGTCGTAACCTTCCTTGGTCGTCTGACGATGCAGAAAGGCCCGGAGTATTTTGTCGAGGCTGCCAACATGGTATTACACCGCACACGTAATGTTCGTTTCTGCATGGCAGGATCGGGTGATATGATGGATCAGATGATATATCTTGCGGCTGAACGTGGCATTGCCGACCGTTTCCATTTCCCCGGTTTCATGCGTGGAAAGGAGGTATATGAATGCCTGAAGGACTCCGATGTCTATGTGATGCCTTCGGTGAGTGAGCCTTTCGGCATTTCGCCACTTGAGGCCATGCAGTGCGGCACGCCTTCGATAATCTCTAAACAGAGTGGTTGTGCCGAGATATTGACCAATTGCATAAAGGTGGATTATTGGGATATTCATGCACTTGCCGACGCTATCTACAGCATCTGCCGTAATGAAAGTCTCTTCGATTATCTCTCTGTTGAGGGTAAAAAAGAGGTTGACCAGATTACGTGGGATAAGGTAGGAGTATGGATCCGCGAACTTTACGAGCGTACACTTGGTTGGAAATAA